A single region of the Brassica rapa cultivar Chiifu-401-42 chromosome A03, CAAS_Brap_v3.01, whole genome shotgun sequence genome encodes:
- the LOC103860079 gene encoding ankyrin-2: MTGRLTMDPAKMVNGGKSKEEGNRKKRKNQQVTSSNMVLKRLLRPARYFDGLMTNPCYYNPTKPPRKPCLICASVQHVTKHCSMNHPDKDCSDKTSVCLRCGGLGHEMGLCKYEYTEDDLKNVQCYVCKGFGHLCCVEPCDSLPSLWAVSCYRCGELGHTGLSCGRHYEGSPDIQSGFGRLATSAAISELGKKRKRETATLSSLKTNDVDSQEISILHDSNWTKKKKRKKKKINKKSDQHVTPPESNGEKNDGNLEQHSKKNVESEQNFTAHESNRKKKNKNKKAKGEQTPVAEKPNLRSGWLTEYLEEDPFHRGKIRRLCSPTTPSGYDHHRLATTHMDHNYRSPRFISGGHYPGSHSTTQYDRNRINSSFESNEHLSGPPPRLWQRNYPPTSPIAPSGHSHHRLPVTPPGHNHWSPTFSSGGPYTGSLSVEPCGGNRRYLSFESNRHLLDPPIPRLRQSYYSPTSPITPSGHNHMLPTFSSGWHSTGSLSTIPPHGGNHRDSSFGSNGHHLDPPFSRGQPYYQSTSPITPAGHNHHMLPSTYNQRSPTFRSGGHYSSPLSSTRNGGNHRNSPFESSGHLSGPSTSRRHPYYPPTSSHHHHQQQNIYGHAPSRYGPPHHYGEFSGNYEQW; the protein is encoded by the exons ATGACAGGGAGATTAACCATGGATCCGGCGAAGATGGTTAACGGAGGAAAGTCCAAGGAGGAAGGCAATCGTAAGAAGAGAAAGAATCAACAAGTAACATCGAGCAACATGGTTTTGAAAAGGCTTCTTCGTCCAGCAAGGTACTTCGATGGTTTAATGACTAACCCTTGTTATTATAATCCCACCAAGCCTCCTAGGAAGCCCTGTTTGATATGCGCTAGTGTCCAACATGTTACAAAGCACTGCTCAATGAACCACCCAGACAAAGATTGTTCTGATAAGACATCAGTTTGTTTAAGATGTGGAGGCTTAGGACACGAAATGGGTTTGTGCAAGTACGAATACACTGAGGATGATTTGAAGAATGTGCAGTGTTATGTCTGTAAAGGCTTTGGTCACCTGTGCTGTGTCGAGCCTTGTGATTCACTGCCCTCTTTGTGGGCTGTGTCTTGTTACAGATGTGGTGAACTGGGTCATACTGGACTGTCGTGTGGTAGACACTACGAGGGAAGCCCTGATATACAAAGTGGATTTGGTCGTCTTGCTACTTCTGCAGCCATTTCCGAGCTCGGGAAGAAGAGGAAACGTGAGACAGCCACACTATCATCACTCAAGACAAATGATGTAGACTCACAAGAAATATCTATTCTTCATGACTCCAACTggactaagaagaagaagagaaagaagaagaagattaacaAAAAGTCGGATCAGCATGTTACTCCCCCTGAATCCAACGGGGAGAAGAATGATGGGAATTTGGAACAACATTCTAAGAAGAATGTTGAGTCGGAACAGAATTTTACTGCCCATGAATccaacaggaagaagaagaacaagaacaagaaagcTAAAGGTGAACAGACCCCTGTAGCAGAGAAACCAAATCTTAGAAGTGGTTGGTTAACAGAGTATTTGGAAGAAGATCCTTTCCACAGAGGAAAGATTAGGAGGCTGTGTTCGCCCACTACACCATCGGGTTATGACCACCACAGATTGGCCACTACACATATGGATCATAACTACAGATCACCAAGATTCATTTCTGGTGGGCATTACCCGGGTTCTCACTCAACCACACAATATGATAGAAACCGTATAAATTCATCGTTCGAGTCTAATGAGCATCTCTCGGGTCCTCCACCAAGGCTGTGGCAGCGTAACTATCCTCCTACCTCTCCTATTGCACCATCAGGTCATAGCCACCATCGGTTACCCGTTACACCACCGGGCCATAACCATTGGTCACCAACATTCAGTTCTGGCGGGCCTTATACGGGTTCTCTATCCGTGGAACCATGCGGTGGTAACCGTAGATATTTATCATTCGAGTCTAATAGGCATCTCTTGGATCCTCCAATTCCAAGGCTGAGGCAGAGTTACTATTCTCCTACCTCTCCCATTACACCATCAGGTCACAATCATATGTTACCAACATTCAGTTCTGGTTGGCATTCCACAGGTTCTCTGTCGACCATACCACCACATGGTGGAAACCATAGAGATTCATCCTTCGGGTCCAATGGGCATCACTTGGATCCTCCATTTTCAAGGGGGCAGCCTTATTATCAATCTACCTCTCCCATTACACCAGCAGGTCATAACCACCATATGTTACCCAGTAC ATATAACCAGAGATCACCAACATTCCGTTCCGGTGGGCATTACTCGAGTCCTCTGTCAAGTACACGAAATGGTGGAAACCATAGAAATTCACCATTCGAGTCTAGTGGGCATCTCTCGGGTCCTTCAACTTCAAGGCGGCATCCTTATTATCCTCCTACATCttcacatcatcatcatcagcagcAGAACATATATGGTCATGCACCCTCAAGGTATGGTCCGCCCCACCACTATGGAGAATTTTCAGGCAACTATGAACAGTGGTAG
- the LOC103858397 gene encoding patatin-like protein 2, which yields MQMESPKSPLQPPTYGNLVTILSIDGGGIRGIIPATILAFLESELQKLDGNEARLADYFDVVAGTSTGGLVTAMLTAPNKEGRPLFAASEIKEFYLEHCPKIFPQNHFPFSATKNLVKSLTGPKYDGEYLHQLIHAKLGDTRLHQTLTNVVIPTFDIKHLQPTIFSSYEVKKNPLKNATLADITISTSAAPTYLPAHFFKTHDSAGNVKEYNLIDGGVAANNPALVAIGEVTKEITRGSSDFFPIRPNDYGRFLVLSLGTGTRKSEEKFNANEVAGWGMLSWLTHDNSTPLIDAFMQASSDMVDFHLSAVFRALHSEANYIRIQDDTLNGDAASVDISTVENLDILAKTGDELLKKPVSRVNLESGCNENAYEVTNEKALIKLAGILSKEKMIRESRSPHKNAPNSK from the exons ATGCAAATGGAGAGCCCAAAATCACCTCTTCAACCCCCAACTTATGGAAACTTAGTCACAATCCTTAGCATAGATGGTGGTGGCATTAGAGGGATTATTCCTGCCACTATCCTTGCTTTTTTGGAATCGGAACTTCAG AAACTGGACGGAAACGAAGCAAGGCTTGCAGACTACTTTGATGTTGTGGCAGGAACAAGCACCGGTGGTCTGGTTACAGCCATGCTAACTGCTCCTAATAAGGAAGGCCGACCCTTGTTTGCAGCCTCTGAGATTAAAGAATTTTACCTTGAGCACTGCCCAAAAATCTTTCCTCAAAATCATTTCCCGTTCTCTGCTACCAAGAACTTGGTGAAGTCCTTGACTGGTCCCAAGTATGATGGTGAATACCTTCATCAACTTATCCATGCCAAGTTGGGTGATACAAGGTTGCATCAAACACTTACTAACGTTGTCATTCCAACTTTCGATATCAAGCATCTTCAACCTACTATATTTAGTAGTTACgag GTGAAGAAAAATCCTCTCAAGAACGCAACCCTCGCTGACATAACAATCTCAACTTCAGCAGCCCCTACATACTTGCCTGCCCATTTCTTCAAAACTCATGATTCAGCCGGAAACGTGAAAGAATACAATCTTATTGACGGGGGAGTTGCAGCTAACAATCCG gcTCTGGTGGCCATTGGGGAGGTGACAAAAGAGATAACAAGAGGGAGCAGTGATTTTTTCCCTATAAGACCAAATGATTACGGAAGGTTTCTTGTGCTTTCTCTTGGAACTGGAACTCGTAAATCAGAAGAGAAATTCAATGCAAATGAAGTAGCTGGATGGGGAATGTTGAGTTGGTTAACACACGACAACTCTACTCCTCTCATTGATGCTTTCATGCAAGCGAGTTCCGATATGGTTGATTTTCATCTCTCTGCCGTTTTTCGAGCTCTTCACTCTGAAGCCAACTATATTCGAATCCAG GATGATACATTAAATGGGGATGCTGCTTCTGTTGATATTTCTACCGTTGAGAATCTCGACATTCTCGCCAAGACaggagatgaacttctcaagaaaCCTGTTTCAAGAGTCAATCTTGAGTCGGGATGTAACGAAAATGCTTATGAAGTGACCAATGAAAAGGCCCTTATAAA GTTAGCAGGAATACTATCAAAAGAAAAGATGATCCGAGAATCGCGATCTCCTCATAAAAATGCGCCAAATAGCAAATAA
- the LOC103858398 gene encoding protein RADIALIS-like 2 isoform X2, which produces MASNSMSSYGSGSWTVKQNKAFERALATYDQDTPDRWYNVARAVGGTTPDEAKRQYDLLVRDIEIIDNGHVPFPNYTTTGGRTKGRLRDEEKSASLGFVTNQTTKG; this is translated from the exons ATGGCATCAAACTCAATGTCTTCTTATGGATCTGGCTCATGGACTGTTAAGCAGAACAAAGCCTTTGAGCGTGCTCTAGCAACCTATGACCAAGACACTCCTGACCGTTGGTATAATGTTGCTAGAGCTGTTGGTGGAACAACCCCTGATGAAGCTAAGAGACAATATGACCTTCTCGTACGTGACATCGAAATCATCGATAATGGGCATGTGCCATTCCCTAACTACACGACTACTGGAGGCAGAACCAAAGGCAGGCTGCGTGATGAGGAAAAAAG TGCCTCCTTAGGCTTTGTAACAAACCAGACAACAAAAG GATGA
- the LOC103858398 gene encoding protein RADIALIS-like 2 isoform X1, which produces MASNSMSSYGSGSWTVKQNKAFERALATYDQDTPDRWYNVARAVGGTTPDEAKRQYDLLVRDIEIIDNGHVPFPNYTTTGGRTKGRLRDEEKSASLGFVTNQTTKGTQNIYA; this is translated from the exons ATGGCATCAAACTCAATGTCTTCTTATGGATCTGGCTCATGGACTGTTAAGCAGAACAAAGCCTTTGAGCGTGCTCTAGCAACCTATGACCAAGACACTCCTGACCGTTGGTATAATGTTGCTAGAGCTGTTGGTGGAACAACCCCTGATGAAGCTAAGAGACAATATGACCTTCTCGTACGTGACATCGAAATCATCGATAATGGGCATGTGCCATTCCCTAACTACACGACTACTGGAGGCAGAACCAAAGGCAGGCTGCGTGATGAGGAAAAAAG TGCCTCCTTAGGCTTTGTAACAAACCAGACAACAAAAGGTACCCAAAATATTTATGCCTAG
- the LOC103858398 gene encoding protein RADIALIS-like 2 isoform X3 has translation MASNSMSSYGSGSWTVKQNKAFERALATYDQDTPDRWYNVARAVGGTTPDEAKRQYDLLVRDIEIIDNGHVPFPNYTTTGGRTKGRLRDEEKRMRNMKLQ, from the exons ATGGCATCAAACTCAATGTCTTCTTATGGATCTGGCTCATGGACTGTTAAGCAGAACAAAGCCTTTGAGCGTGCTCTAGCAACCTATGACCAAGACACTCCTGACCGTTGGTATAATGTTGCTAGAGCTGTTGGTGGAACAACCCCTGATGAAGCTAAGAGACAATATGACCTTCTCGTACGTGACATCGAAATCATCGATAATGGGCATGTGCCATTCCCTAACTACACGACTACTGGAGGCAGAACCAAAGGCAGGCTGCGTGATGAGGAAAAAAG GATGAGAAACATGAAGCTGCAGTAA
- the LOC103858399 gene encoding bifunctional dihydrofolate reductase-thymidylate synthase 1 — translation MEAQNAQRRSYQVVIAATRDMGIGIDMKLPWDLPNEFQFFQDVTSRTSDPRKRNATIMGRKSWEATPLEFRPLPDRLNVVLTRSNCHSIPTDDDNVMVCGSMESALELLAKPPYSFSIEKVFFIGGGELLRHYMNAPSCDAIHLTEVDITVPCDTFAPRVDTCLYHPWYSSLPVVENGIRYCFNTYVRRKDLIFGSGVEAEQYSFLPKMVFERHEEFGYLNLVQNIISNGDMNDNNTLLSKFGCQLRFNLRKTFPLLTTKKVFWVGVVEEILQLISGSTYPKEKGINHIWESDKAKEYLDSFGVNATEEDGDHPLLTGLYWSYSDASQEFNQISDVINKIKNNPHDRGITLSACKLSISPCQTFAQFYVANGELSCQIYQSSTEASLGIPFSIAAYSLLTCIMAHVCDVVAGDFIHLIGDAHVNTSHTKAIQRQLQISPKPFPILKINPAKKKIDHLEASDLDLLDI, via the exons ATGGAAGCCCAAAATGCCCAAAGGAGGAGTTATCAGGTGGTTATAGCAGCAACGAGAGACATGGGTATTGGTATAGATATGAAACTTCCTTGGGATTTACCCAATGAATTTCAGTTTTTCCAAGATGTAACAAGTAGGACATCTGATCCTCGTAAGAGGAATGCAACTATTATGGGAAGAAAGTCATGGGAAGCTACTCCTCTCGAGTTTCGTCCCCTTCCTGATCGCCTAAACGTTGTCCTCACAAGATCTAACTGTCACAGTATCCCCACTGATGATGATAACGTAATGGTGTGTGGTAGCATGGAATCGGCTCTTGAACTTTTAGCCAAACCGCCTTATTCATTTTCCATCGAGAAGGTCTTTTTCATAGGAGGCGGCGAGTTGTTAAG GCATTATATGAATGCACCAAGCTGTGATGCTATCCACCTAACAGAAGTTGATATAACCGTGCCATGCGACACATTCGCACCGAGGGTGGATACTTGTCTATACCATCCATGGTACTCATCACTTCCAGTTGTGGAAAATGGAATTCGATATTGCTTTAACACTTATGTTCGAAGAAAAGATCTCATTTTTGGATCTGGTGTGGAGGCAGAGCAATACTCGTTCTTGCCTAAGATGGTTTTCGAGAGGCATGAGGAGTTTGGTTACTTGAATCTTGTTCAAAACATTATATCTAATGGGGACATGAATGACAATAATACTCTTCTGTCGAAATTTGGCTGTCAG TTGCGGTTCAATCTGCGCAAGACTTTCCCCCTTCTCACAACCAAG AAAGTATTCTGGGTAGGCGTTGTAGAAGAAATCTTACAACTCATCAGTGGTTCAACCTATCCCAAG GAAAAGGGTATTAATCATATATGGGAGAGTGATAAGGCTAAAGAATATCTTGACAG TTTCGGAGTGAATGCCACAGAGGAAGATGGAGACCATCCACTCTTGACTGGACTCTACTGGAGTTACTCTGATGCTAG ccaagaATTCAATCAGATCTCTGATGTTATAAACAAGATTAAGAACAATCCTCATGATCGAGGGATAACACTTTCAGCTTGTAAGTTGTCCATATCTCCTTGCCAAACGTTCGCACAG TTCTATGTGGCGAATGGTGAACTTTCCTGTCAAATCTACCAGAGCTCAACTGAAGCAAGTCTCGGGATTCCTTTCAGTATCGCAGCATACTCTCTCTTGACATGCATCATGGCTCATGTTTGCG ATGTTGTTGCTGGTGATTTCATCCATTTGATTGGAGATGCTCATGTTAATACATCTCACACCAAGGCTATACAAAGACAGCTTCAAATCTCCCCAAAACCCTTCCCG attttgaaaattaatccGGCGAAAAAAAAGATCGATCACTTGGAAGCTTCTGATTTGGATCTCCTGGACATATGA